The following proteins are encoded in a genomic region of Phragmites australis chromosome 9, lpPhrAust1.1, whole genome shotgun sequence:
- the LOC133928616 gene encoding signaling peptide TAXIMIN 1-like yields the protein MCCGGDGECRPLGWLLGLPFALLAVLVSIVGAIIWIIGLPISCICPCCLCVTVVLEAAVELIKAPLHVMTWFTSKIPC from the exons ATGTGCTGCGGCGGTGACGGCGAGTGCCGGCCGTTGGGGTGGCTGCTCGGCCTGCCGTTCGCGCTGCTCGCCGTCCTCGTCTCCATCGTCGGCGCCATCATTTGGATCATCGG GCTGCCGATCTCGTGCATCTGCCCGTGCTGCCTGTGCGTGACGGTGGTgctggaggcggcggtggagctCATCAAGGCGCCGCTCCATGTCATGACCTGGTTCACCTCCAAGATACCCTGCTAG
- the LOC133928614 gene encoding nudix hydrolase 15, mitochondrial-like: MRPLLTRIFTSTRIAMASSFPSSPSRRLARLTRHLNSSSGELTSVGAPATAATDAVPARSRPAASKVHAAVLVCLFEDPSGGTRVLLTKRASSLSSHSGEVSLPGGKVEEGDADAKATALREANEEIGLDPALVSVVTVLEPFLSKNGLNVVPVIGMVSDKALFNPVLNKAEVEDIFDAPLEMFLKDDNRRTKEMNWMGMDIPVQFFDYEADGKVFVIWGLTAHILTRAAAVIFQRQPSFVELPRPKYTSVPIAGTEEPKP, translated from the exons ATGAGACCTCTCCTCACCCGCATCTTCACCTCCACTCGCATTGCCatggcctcctccttcccctcctctccgTCCCGACGGCTGGCCCGCCTCACCCGCCACCTCAACTCCTCTTCCGGCGAGCTCACTTCGGTGGGCGCccctgccaccgccgccaccgacgCCGTCCCCGCGCGCTCCCGGCCGGCCGCCTCCAAGGTTCACGCCGCCGTGCTGGTCTGCCTTTTCGAGGACCCCAGCGGCGGCACCCGCGTCCTCCTCACCAAGCGcgcttcctccctctcctcccactCCG GGGAGGTGTCGTTACCCGGAGGGAAGGTAGAGGAGGGGGACGCGGATGCGAAGGCGACGGCTCTGCGGGAGGCGAATGAGGAGATTGGGCTGGACCCAGCGCTTGTATCTGTTGTGACAGTTCTTGAGCCCTTCTTGTCCAAG AATGGCCTCAATGTTGTTCCTGTAATTGGCATGGTTTCGGATAAAGCTTTATTCAATCCTGTCTTAAATAAagctgaagtggaagacatcttTGACGCACCTCTGGAGATGTTCCTGAAG GACGACAACcggagaacaaaagaaatgaattggatgggCATGGATATTCCTGTCCAGTTTTTCGACTACGAGGCAGACGGCAAAGTGTTTGTGATTTGGGGCTTAACCGCGCACATTTTGACCCGTGCTGCAGCAGTCATTTTTCAGAGGCAACCATCGTTCGTTGAACTTCCCAGACCCAAGTATACAAGTGTACCTATCGCTGGCACTGAGGAGCCCAAACCCTGA